Genomic DNA from Cydia amplana chromosome 9, ilCydAmpl1.1, whole genome shotgun sequence:
aagacaataaacCTATAAGAGTAAATAACTATGTTTATAAGCATTTGTATTCCAAAATGTTATtgaatatataaatatctatttttcCCAATATCTTTTTTAGTATCCCATTTTAGATCCTATTCCCGCCTCGTAtcctgttattaaaaaaatatgagttgAGAAGTTGTCAGCGGGGAATAGTACCTGTGGGcactacatataattatacctttatatttaacacgaatgttattttttatttatttaattttttctacataCCTAATATACTTAACCTGAACTAAAATACAAAGTAGCGTAATAATGAGTCAAACTTGACTGAAGTCGGTGGAgctgtacagatgtagtgcataattattttccatcgtattttctcggaaactttcatatttgtgacgttatctatgaaaagggaccttatgaTGATGGCGCTTACACCATTAtttacgatgctccgatataaatacaatgccacgcgacgctgtgcggcgtaaagctttggattcctccgaaaacggtgccgtcatatgacgaccgtcatatagcggccgcaaaagacggccgtctttacggtggcgacatgtggaaagtaccacggcgtcataacacaccgtcatccaccaaggtcaaagcggcaaatttgaaaaatgtaggcgcgatgggataacgtcccatagaaaatttgaattaacGTAACGCCgcctaggaaaccgcgccatcttgtttacatagacaacgttctagtgacgtcagtcaacgctatatagcggccgctatatgacggcaccgttttcggaggaatccaaagcttaatgcGCGCTAACAATCCGTTTACAGCGACACCTACAACAGCGGATAAATTTGCGACAGAAATATATTAATTTCTTATATTCTTTAGTTTTTATGAACGAGGGTGATTTaacgttaaccttttcgacgccgtgtcaaacacaaaagcagtCACccggacgccacgtcaccgaagtgtctaaACTGAAATTAAACTGTATGCATaatatgcatatgcacgtaggtctatgttgctctgtggtctgtgaccgattaatccgtctttggcgttgaacctgcggtgcggatatatcagtcattggcgtccaaaaagGTTAACCAGTTCCCAACTTCTCAACTCATATTTTTTAAGAACAGGAATTTGATTAATTCAACTGACCTAATACACACGTAGAATCTAAAACCATATCGAACTCGGTTAAGCTGATTGCCTCAATTGAGCGTGGTTCCCATTGCGTTATCGCGCGGGATCGTCTGTTCGCGAAGTTAACGAGCGCGATTCATCTTGTGAGAAACATGCGAAATGTTGCACGTATTGTGCAACATGCAACATGTTAGGTATGGCATattttaaaggttttttattaCGTACtaacaaggcctagtttcccttcGGAGTTTGATGGTCAGTTGGCAGTTGCTTCcgttaaaaaaaatgtgcttGTGATGAGGAGGATTTTGACGCATTCGCACACcttcatttgtttaaaatataggtatactgAAGTCTTTAAAAAGAGTTAGTGCTTAATAAAATGcaagaatacctacctacccctGTAGGTATACGGAAGCACCAGGTGCAAGCATTCGCGTTATCGGTGGAATTCAACCTATTTACCAATAGCTAATGACGGCAATTCGTAATGTTGTCATTAGATCCCGGCACTCGCCGCGGCTCGCGTTACACGGCTCGTTTTACACGCCAAAACACCTAATCATTTGTAGATCTTATTGCGTTGAAATAAGGTGCAAAAACGAATACCTATTAATGAACTTGATCGTCTATTGCACGGTAGCCTATACATGATGGTCATTAAATCTACGCGACTGACGCGCTACGGTCCTGTTATTGTTTAGAATTTCTCATCAATATCTTGTTATGAAGTGTTTTAGATCGGCTTCCGGAATTTGCTTAACTTAAATGGATCATGTTTGTGTATATGCGTACCGTAGGACACTCACCAGTTCCCCTTAATCCGACATTATCTATCGTCTGCGTCATTTTCAGCAATGTACACACCCGATACAAAGATAAGGCCACGATAAAGAACCTTATCATTCCACCTCGATCGAAAGTCGAACGCGCATGCCGCGccgcgaattaaaaaaaaaaacaatgcgcgccaaaatatttgtatatacgttttacttttttatttttaaatttacaagtgGCCAGGATTCCGTTACGGAAAAGGAGAATGTAATCAAATTGTGTGCTGTTTGCACGTGCAGTGAGATACCTGAAATAGATGGTACGGATTTGGTGTTCAATATACAATGTTCGGAGCTGGACACGATTGAAAATGTCCCTGATTTGGATAAAATCGAGTGGCCGGAGAATCCTAACGGGCTGAAAGTGTCCGCGGCATTCGAAGGGTTAGGCCTTTCGACTCTGAGCAAGTAAGTaccatttaaaaagtaaaacttatCACTGTCACTTGTTTTGCCTTGGTCGCTTATCGTTATTTACTACTCAGTCCTAAAGGGCTCGTTCGTTTCGTTGTTTACTCGATGATAACTTTTATGTAAGATTATTTACAAATCATGAAATATACATTTACGATTATAATGTAGAGTTACTTTGTTATTTGATCTTTATAGTGTTTTTTGGTTTATGTATATCGTAGACAAGACAATCGGTACCTAAGAAAAAGCATACCCATACCGGTTACGCAGACGACGAAGGACTTTTTGCGACTGTTGAACAAAAAAGGTTTAATTGGTTTGAAGCGTAGCGGTCGATATATTTCATTGTCATGTTTAATAACAGGCTTGTTAATTTAGAGACTATCATTGCTTATAACAAATCTTATTTCACCACAACTACGATGTTGCCTTATATAATAATTAGGGTTATTTAATAGTTAACAATTATGGAATTAGGTAATAAGACATGGTTCTAAAAATCATGATTTGAAAACAGGACGACGTAAATATAACCTATACTTTTCGCCGTTATTCaacatggtccttcgaaccggatttcAAGATACAAATACCTACAGAACTAAAAGAaggaaataaaatgtatttatgtcACGATCTGAACAAATTGACATACTTATGAAAAATACTGTATACCTAGATGAGTCAATCATTTCACAATGCACCTAGATTAAGTGTTATCTTTACACAATGTTGTCTACAatcataattatcaaagacGTATCCACCATAGAAATAATATAGTATTACTCCTTTTCAGTTAACTACTAGGGAGCATGCAAGCATTAATTAATAGATACTCaatacaagatatctgataatcTAATAGCGCTGATAGTGTGAGTCCGAAGCTATTTTAAACACCACTTGATTCACAATGTGAATAAAAAATCTGTCAATGTTAAGTATCTCCCCGGGATTTACCCTAATTCATTTTGAAGCTCTGAGGTGCTACTGCAAAAACCGAATTTAGCAAAtggcggggatctttctcttttactccaatgaaggcgtaattagagtgaccgagaaaaatgcccgcaatttgcgaacttcgatttttgcggttagaGCCCTGTTTTCGTTAAAGAAATATGTTATTTTAGATTAAATGTTCCAATCGTTATTAGATGGTTAGAGGTTTCATTCATTAATTCTATCGACTTAAACTCATATTCTAGGCGTTTGTTTCGTACTATTCTGTACCTATTATATAGTTAAGAAGTTATGCACTGAATGCGAAATAAGGGTACGTAGTTTTACCAACCCTTATAAGTGATAAAGAATTGCAGCATTGATAATAATCGTAATTGATTCAATTGCGAGAAAttcggctcgaaggaccaccgAAATGACAAAAATTTCAACAGCTTTGCAGTGCTTTTCTTCGCAAATTTCCTAATGATTTTCGAAGCAAGGTGAATGCCCCATGTTATCTGGAGCCATGGCTTGTTTGCCCTCCTGTCGTTCATCAATCACGTCAAGCGTTTACGTGCTATGTTTGCGGTTGGCCGCAATTGTGTTTTTAAACTatagacatttttttatttaacaaagtAGTGATCGAAGAGCGACAAACAAATATCCCGAAGCAGCGGACAAAATGTTGAAATGGTCAGAGTTCTGGAcacgtttatttttattacttttatgggGCTACAGAAGCGAGTGTAGGTGATTTTAGTGATTCGACATTCGCGTGtaaacctatacctacctacctatacctacctatagtgcACTCAAAATCTAAGGAACTGCAGTGAAAGCCTGaaaataacattgtcaatttaCAGATTTGACCTATTTTTCAAGTTCCAACTACATATCTCACTTACTGTTGCCTATTATAGTTTTGATAAAAGTCGCTCTTTTCAGTGAAGCATAGGCAAAGAGAATCATAATGTATTTTTGTAGTGCTAAAAAAGAGGAATGAATATAGTGATTTTCTACTGTTAAGTGATAAAActtgtttgccagactataaaatataatttgacaagaTCCAAGCCATCCATCTTAGCTTCACGCGACATTTTGCAGGAAATGACCGAGATTATCCAATGTCAGTCGTTAGATCATATAGATTACACGAGAAGACGAGGGCGTTTTTTTATAGCTAAATAACTCGCCTACGTGTAGACAATAGGAAAGAATGTCGGTTTGATTAACCAAGTGTATGTATTTAATGCTAATTTTGTTCTGAATATTTGCGGAATTGTAGGTAAATGCTAGATTTAAGTAGAATTGTAGATTTAAGTAGCTGAATgctaataaaagtaataaagtaaataacacACTTAAGTAAATatgaagttttaaaattttgatTGTATTTAGTTGCATCTTTAGGACACCCGTCCGGTAATTAACACCTAAAATCACCTAAATACCTTATCTCGTTAATGAGGTTTAAACTATCAGAATCAGAGTGCCTAACCGGCATCCAAAAAATGGATTGTGATGAATTGATGAATCTACGTCAATCTACGAGTAAAATACgtacctatagtttgtcaaaggactgtctcattgcAAACATattagacagagagaatcatactatctttgtcttacactagtactatacTATATTCAACTAATATTCAATATTCATACCGCATATCCAATAGCACGTACGTGTCGCACGTATAGGAAGTGCTTAGTAATAGTAGTAGTTGTGATCTCGTCTTGAAATGAGGATATGATTCACAAAAGGCCGTGGTAGATATGTAGGTATCTTGAAACTTCATTTGTATCTAGATTTTTGTCTTGACTAGGTGTTTTTccattataattaagtaaaacaACTTTCTACGAATTTATTTCAGGCTACCGTCGAATACGCAAGTAGAAACCCTGCGTTTCAGCAACAACGCGATCCAAACATACTGGCCGGATCCGTTCAGCgacgttccaaatttgaaaaagctATCGCTATCCCAAAACGACCTAACAGAAATCACCCCAGACCTTTTCACGAAGATACGAGCTTTAGAAGAATTAGATTTGTCGTATAACAAGCTAGCTGATTTTAATACATTGGATTTTAAGTCTTTAGCCCACGTGAGAAGGTTGAATTTACAAAGTAATCAGTTGAAGAAGATACCAGTCCGTGCCTTGGAGCCGATGTCCGCATTAGAAGACTTGGATTTGAGTAAGAATGGCATATACGACGTTTTACTGCAGAGAGTCGATGGGAACACGATGAAGGGTTTGAAGCGTCTCAATTTGAACGGGAACCGAATAAGATCTATTGTGAGGGATTCCTTCCCCACTGATAACAGCATGTGAGTAATTTGTCTAAAACAGCAAACGACCAGCAGTGGAATACTAAATTAGGCTAAGAAAACTTTTTTTACGTATACTTAATAAGGAATATTCTATTCTGTTCTGATTCatacgtttttattttacagtGAACTCCTCGACCTATCCAACAACGTCATCGAGATGGTGGAACCAGAGGCCTTCTCCGCCTGCACGAACCTGCGTGAATTGAACCTTGCGCAGAACAACATAACGTTCACTTTCGCATTACCGCCATCTCTTCAGATTGCCATCCTGAAAATTAACACGTTGTATCATTGGCCTTCGTTCCCTAGTGGGATTACGTACATAGATCTCTCATATAATAGGTTATCGGATATGTATGATGAGATTGAAGCTAAATTCGAAAATTTAGAGGTTGGTCTAATTTAAACTGTAAGACGTTGGTTTAAAGTCCAATTTGTctaatttcttttctgtaatgCCTATTATTTTACCTATGGCTCGTAAACACAGTAGTCCTGATGATACTTGAACCAACATGAATTGAGTTCTTTAGATAATTATCCATAGTTACGATAGTGTTTTGTTCTGTAAGGTTGTATGCATGATGACTGAATAAGTTTGCCCCAGACTATAATGCCATATGACtatacactatgaaaataagtaTGATAAACTAAGCTTGAGTTGAAAGactcaatacaataaatacatatttcatttcaGGTATTAAACATAGCTGGCAATCAGATAAAAGAATTAAACATCGAGAAAAAACTACCCAAACTATTCAGCTTAGACATCGCCTATAATCAATTCACTGAAATACCAAAGAGCTTAAGCAGACAAAACCTGCCTAATTTAGAAGAACTACGATTAGATGGCAACCCTTTGGAAAGTgtatattttaaaaacataatagCTGTGAAGAGTTTGTACATGAATGATATGGTTAAGTTGGTAGTGGTGGATGATAAAGCGTTTAGCAATGTGGTCGGTCGTGGGATAGATGGAAGCGATGAGAACTGTTTCTCTCTCTTTCTGTCTAACTGCCGGCATTTGAGCGAGATAAGGGATGGAGCGTTTGATGCTACAATGTTGTGTATGGTAAGTGAATAttccttatttaaataaaataaatatcatgtATTTGTTTTAACGAAAAAGTGTCGCGTTTTATCATCttcttcgcgttgtcccggcattttgccacggctcatgggagcctggggtccgcttggccactaatcccaagaattggcgtagacactagtttttacgaaagcgactaccatctgaccttccaacccaaagggtaaactaggtcttattgggattagtccggtttcctcacgatgctttccttcaccgaaaagcgactggtaaatatcaaatgataattcgtacaaagttcgaaaaactcattggtacgagcctgggtttgaacccgcgacctccggattggaaGTCGCgcactcttaccgctaggccacccaGCGCTTTTGTAGCGCTTTTATAAAGCGTTTTTGTACAGACTTACAGACACAGTTTGCTTATTTTGTTAGACCATGATACGACTATTTTCTACCTCTTCAGTTGGACGTAAGCAAGAACAATCTAACACGCCTCTCGAAGAATCTTCTGGACTGGTCGACCATCTCGGAGGGCATTGACCTCCAGCACAACCCGTGGGACTGCGCCTGCGACCTGCAGTGGTTCCTTGACGACCTGCTGCCGCAGATGTATGTAAAGCATTCCAGGCTGTTGGCTGAACTGAGGTGCGTACTTCTTTCTACTAAAGAGATCCATAGAACTATGTAGGCGAGTAAGCAAGAACACCCTAACGCGCCTCTCGAAGAATCTTCTGGACTGGTCGACCATCTCGGAGGGCATTGACCTCCAGCACAACCCGTGGGACTGCGCCTGCGACCTGCAGTGGTTCCTTGACGACCTGCTGCCGCAGATGTATGTGAAGCATTCCAGGCTGTTGGCTGAACTGAGGTGCGTACTTCTTTCTACTAAAGAGATCCATAGAACTATGTAGGCGAGTAAGCAAGAACACCCTAACGCGCATCTCAAAGAACCTTCTGGACTGATCGACCATCTCCGAGGGCATTGACCTCCAGCACAACCCGTGGGACTGCGCCTGCGACCTGCAGTGGTTCCTTGACGACCTGCTGCCGCAGATGTATGTAAAGCATTCCAGGCTGTTGGCTGAACTGAGGTGCGTACTTCTTTCTACTAAAGAGATCCATAGAACTATGTAGGCGAGTAAGCAAGAACACCCTAACACGCATCTCAAAGAATCTCCTGGAATGGTCGACCATCTCCGAGGGCATTATGACCTCCAGCACAACCCGTGGGACTGCGCCTGCGACCTGCAGTGGTTCCTTGACGACCTGCTGCCGCAGACGTATGTGAAGCATTCCAGACTGTTGGCAGAGCTGAGGTGAGTGAGGTCCTTTGATCCAAATAGGTTCATCACTAAAATGGGTCTTCGAACCTTTGACTCGATACATCCTTTAACAAGTCCATGACCAGGCTCATCTCTAAAGTGGCCCTCCGTACCGTacgttaaccttttaaccgccattgatcgtgctcgtgtcgccggagggtacgaagttacacgaaggTTTGTCTTATTTCAGACCGCGGCGAAATATCGTCTTAGTTATCAGTCAGCGGCGATCTGATCGTTGGAGTCATCCTTCGAACCGCATAACCTAAGGAATAAATTGGTCCTTCGAATCGGATAGGTTTAAAAGATAGTATCTAGTCCTTTCTTGCCAACCAGATGCAGTTATCATCACTCGAGTGGTCCTTCGAACCAGATATATTTATCACTGAACTAATCCTTTTAACCGGGTAGGTTCATCACTAGAGTGGTCCTCTAAACCAGATGCACTTTACACTCGAGTGGTCCGCGAACCGCATATTCCACACTACGGAGTACAGGGGACATTCCAACAGAGCCAATCATTCAAGTGTACGCTCGAAGATTTTAACTTATGACCCGCCATTTCGCACAcaatgacaatcaatatgaaagtcggtagagacacagaataagtaatagtacctactaccgtaccagaaaggacacttcctacaaaaccgaagtttgacagcgattcagggtcgaatcatgatatccctttctaagttatggcactatccctttcggctatttagggttgtcaaaattcaagtcattatcttatctgtggtcgtgcacgcaaactgagccgaacggagccgagtttgcccgaactcaggagtgtctccccactgctagagacctcatactattgtcactgtgacaaggtgcaAAATAGGtccgaaattaaaatctttgctTGCCGACCTCAGTGATGGTGACGGTTACGGTTACCTAAGtagcatgtttaatttaattttcgaaacttagtatataaataaataattccagATGTGGCTCTCCTCGCGCGCTAGAAGGGCTCCGCCTGGTGCACTGGTACAACTGGACCGAGAAGGCCTTCTGCGGAGACAATTACATGCACAGCACTTATTTCGTAAGTCTACCAAAATATTTTCGACAATGACAGAATAGCCATTTTAATTGGAAAACTTCCGTGAAACTCAGACATAAAGTATACGTATTTTGAGTCGAAGAGTTGGTCGACGTGTTTCGCTCCATAACGAAGGGCTTTATCTGGCGCAGTCTTCGTCGGACTCGTTTTAACATATTGTTTTATTCTCAGAATATTTGCGTCCACTGCTGAACATATGCAGTGCCGGAATAAGATATTTTGGTGCCCTAAGCATTTCTAGACCATGGTGCCCCCTCTCCCTCGGGTCATCAAGATGATATTGGGTTTTCTTGGTAAATTGAGTGACGTTCATTTTCAATCCGTCACATAATTTTATCACGGAATTTGAAACGCGAgtgtagcgagcgcgaaaatgttTCGATAGCAAAAACGCAATTCGATAGACAATTGTACATTTTTACTGGACGAGGCCGAAGACCTAGCTCCGCATAAGGCTGGACGTCCAGAGCGTCCGATCCGTCCGTCATAAGATCGACTTTGGCGTGAGGGAGAAGGCCTCGCATAAGACCTAACGCCAAACTGCAAAAGAGTGGCTTGGAAACGAATCTTTCATCTATTTAATCACGACTCTCGAAAGCCCGACTTGATAGGATGCTTTTAGTTTCGGCTTTCACGGGGCCCCTTATAACACTGACAATTATGTCGCAGGATCGCGGCTATAATGCAGCCACTTGGCCTGGCCGACAAATCTGGCGTGCATGAGAGCATAATTCGCTATAAAATCGGTAAATTATGTCGAAAAAATCGGCTGGCCGCAAGCCCGACGGCATGATTTTTTGGTCATGAGCTTGAGGAGGCCCCCGCGTATGGTCAAATCAAAAGCCTATGTTGGAGACGTTCTTACGTACTCTCACTCTCTTACTCCTACGACCCTTCGTTATTATATGGGTACTTCTACACGTACAAAAAGTTtcatattgtaggtacataataggtacatactccTCCAAGACTGCAATGCTAATGCAGCCTGTGCGTTTTTTTGCCTACGTTTTTGGTGCCCCCCTAGACGTGGTGCCCTAAGCACgtgcttgttttgcttattgGTTAATCCGGCACTGAACGTGAACATGTTGTTTTGTATATGGCGGTTCTATGCCAGGTCGGCCCTGCCGTCTTTCTAATGTCGTCCGACCATCTGGCTCGTGGTTTTCCGTCCCTACTACGGCTTCCCAGTCGAGGTCTCCAGAACAGCTCGTTCCCACattgttttaatatgtaattacttaattactaatgacgattaaccttttcgacgccgtgtcaaacacaaaagctgttacgctgacgccacgtcaccgaagtctcaaaactgaaattgaactttatgcatatgcacgtaggtctatgttgctctgtggtctgtgaccgattaatcggtctttggcattgaacctacggtgcgcatataccggtcattggcgtccaaaaggttaaagggcATCGACCTTGAGTAGCCATAAATGTGTCAAAGGGGCATAATGTCGTTCGTTTTCCGATAGATTTTGGACCTTATCAAAAAGACATAAAATTCAGTATAAGATGTTAACATAAAACACTTTCTTTTCAGCTTGAACCATCGACCGAACAAGTCCCAACCATCAGCCGCCTCGGCGTCATACTGGGTTGTGGCGTCATAGTGTCCCTGCTCATAGCCATAGCGCTATCCGTGTACTTGGTGAAGAGTAGGAAGAGGTACCGAGTGAGACAGGCGGCGTTGAAGAGAAAGAGACAGAGCGCGTATGATGCCAGGAATAGTCAGGAGCAATTTAAAGCGTTGAACAAAGCGTAACTTGTAGATTGATATCATATATGTTTTGGTGTTACCAAAGGTAAATAATCAATGTAGTAACTGCATTCCCGCTGCCAGGGAGTCTTGGGATTATACTAAGCAACCTTTACTATGGGGCCAACTGCGAAattgcgaaaaaaaaaaattaaatcgcccatagaaaatggaccagccaaaatgtatgaaacagccaaaatttttttcgcaatttcggtattggtcccatagtaaaagttgctcagtataatcccaaaacctttctggcaacgggaatgcagttattttttagccaccctgtatgtatgATGCTTGCCCTGACCTAAGTTAAAATGGATGTGGACATGTTGGTTATGTTCTTTTACCTAAATCGATGTAAATGTGtgatataaatgtttttttttaaattaccatacgtttttcGTAGCTAAAGTGACAGTTAACTGATATAGATATTTTTGATAGTGCCACAGGCATAAAAATATTCTTGTCACCATAAATTGAAACAATACtgaggctgcgtttccaccagagatgtgcccggatgcgtagcgagggacGTTAAcgtgtttgttaagaaccaacAGATTATTGTCCACTAGAGCTGTGCTCAGCGAGAATAGATAAATGAAGTGATTCTATTTGGTTCTTAACAAACGCATCCCTCGCTAAGCATCcacgcacatctctggtggaaacgcaacCTTATGTAAATATCGTAAATTCAGTAAGAttagtctgtaaataaataagtcatCGTTTAGACAAAATAACTGTAtgaccattatttatttttgtatagaTATTTACTGTATATATAGACAATTAGCGTATAGGTATAAAACTTAAGATAAGAATACCAAGATAAAATAGAGTTAATAACTTCAAACCAAAAGAATAGAATTATATGTTTAACTTTATatattacctaaatatgtaacaaattaCTAAATGTAACACAGTTTTAACCTTTTTGTAACTATAGGTACTATTACTATTTTTTTGACGATCTTTAATGACAAATAAACCTTACAAAATATACTGGTTTTTATTTCTTCTTCCGAAAAGGGTTACTCAATCTGGGTATTTTTTTAGGTCCGTTCCACTTtcctttaattattttattccagTAAAGATACGGGAAATAGTCTCGTTTCATGTAGTAGAACAGTTTCCGTTCTTTGCTCTGAAACAATATATTTTACAAAGTAACTAGACTACTTAGAACAGCCGAGTAATTGCTATACCAATAAGGCTGTATACCTACCAATAGACATTTTTACACGTACCTGGACTGATCAAATATACTGGGCCGTGAAACGGAACGTAATATTATTTGAGGTATAATTCAAGGTTTAAGCGACTTTAAACTGTATACGCTACTATTAAGGTCTAATTCACCTGATACATTTCATGAGACTGTCAAGTGCCAGCGCATACGCgactttaaactttaatgcGTCAGTATTAAAGTCTACCTTGTAGAACGGGTAGGTCTCACAGTGCTGTTTCTCGTAGCAGTCGTAGCGCAACTCGGCGAGTATGTCGATTGTCGGCCATTACAATTTGAACTTTAACGCGCCGTATTAAGGTTTACCTGGTCGAACGGGAAGGTCTCATACGGCTGCTTGTCGTAGCGGAACTCCGCCAGTATGCCGGTGCGGTATGACGTCATCATCGCGCATGCGCCGTAGCCGTCGTACTTGGCTGAAGGTTGCCGGCCCTGCATGGTGGCCCATAGGTTTTGTTCTACCACGTGGCTTTGGCGAGCTGAAAGCGTGAATTAGAAATGTCGgttagttgttattattatCTTTAGAAGTGGGGGTGCTTTTGGACGTTATTCCAAaggtactttattttttaagatgCGTAAAGTGGTGCAAATTGTAGTGACCACAAACCCACAAAGACAGCTATTAGATTGAACCaaatagtaggtatacttaccaACGGCAGCAGCGGTCGTGCTATTAGGTGTATTGGTGCAGTCTCCCAAGCCGTATACGTTAAGGAACTGATTATGCTGAAGGGTGTATTGGTCTACGTCGAGGTAGCCGGTTTTAAGTTGTGACAGAATCAGGCCAGTGGGTGATAGTAGGTAGACTAGAGTAGTCCTTACTGAACCAGTTAATAGAGTAACTAACCAACAGCGGCAGCAGTCTTGCTATTAGGCGTATTGGTGCAATCTCCCAAGCCGTATACGTTGGGGAACTGGTTATGCTGAAGTGTGTACTGGTCTACGTCGAGGTAGCCGGTTTTGTCTGCGAGTTGGGATTGAGCTAGACCGGTGGGTGGAGACATAGGTGGTGTTACGTGGAGGAAGTTGTATGGGAGCGTTATGGGCTGTGGAGGAAGGAATTAAATCACTAAGTTGCCATTTTCTGTGCATTAGGACATTCAAAAAATATGTCGCAGGTCAGCTAATTAAAACCACCAtcactttttaaaaacattttatatga
This window encodes:
- the LOC134651182 gene encoding toll-like receptor Tollo, whose protein sequence is MPRRELKKKTMRAKIFVYTFYFFIFKFTSGQDSVTEKENVIKLCAVCTCSEIPEIDGTDLVFNIQCSELDTIENVPDLDKIEWPENPNGLKVSAAFEGLGLSTLSKLPSNTQVETLRFSNNAIQTYWPDPFSDVPNLKKLSLSQNDLTEITPDLFTKIRALEELDLSYNKLADFNTLDFKSLAHVRRLNLQSNQLKKIPVRALEPMSALEDLDLSKNGIYDVLLQRVDGNTMKGLKRLNLNGNRIRSIVRDSFPTDNSIELLDLSNNVIEMVEPEAFSACTNLRELNLAQNNITFTFALPPSLQIAILKINTLYHWPSFPSGITYIDLSYNRLSDMYDEIEAKFENLEVLNIAGNQIKELNIEKKLPKLFSLDIAYNQFTEIPKSLSRQNLPNLEELRLDGNPLESVYFKNIIAVKSLYMNDMVKLVVVDDKAFSNVVGRGIDGSDENCFSLFLSNCRHLSEIRDGAFDATMLCMLDVSKNNLTRLSKNLLDWSTISEGIDLQHNPWDCACDLQWFLDDLLPQMYVKHSRLLAELRCGSPRALEGLRLVHWYNWTEKAFCGDNYMHSTYFLEPSTEQVPTISRLGVILGCGVIVSLLIAIALSVYLVKSRKRYRVRQAALKRKRQSAYDARNSQEQFKALNKA